TCTTTGACCTTTGACTGTTAAATATGACTTTTCGGCCGAATGCAATATGGTAGTACGTACCCCTGGTCCTTAGGGACCATGGATCGTCGATCTATGATAAGGGCCGGGTTCGAACTCGCAACTACTCTCGATCGTACTCCCGAGTAAATATGAGGACGGGAAAGTGGTTGGACACCTCCATTCTTTAATAGAGGTCATTGATTTGAAACACTTATTCAACATTGCAgttgaatttattttgaaacATTGTACTCATCCAAGTGGGTCTTCACATAGGCCGGCTAGGCCCACATCAAACATTGTGTCTATTCAACCCATGTGTAGTACCTCTTCAGCCTAAGCATATGTGTAGTACCTCTTCAGCCTAAGTATCTTGTTAAAATTAAAGTATTAAATGGTGATTTGAACTTAcacaatttcttttaaaaggaCACACTCTTACCACTCACCAATGCATCTTTTTGAGATAGTggtttacaaaaataaataataacccataataaattcacatattcaatatcataatctataataaatataacaatttatgtatatatacaaacaCATGATATATGACGTGTCAATCGATAGATCGATATGATCTGTATATATAATACCATCGTCGTCAatatttaaaacgtacatatGCATAACATGCATGACTATGATGGGCTGCTGCATGCGTCCATGCATCTAGacatacgtacatacatacatatatattatatatcgcATGATGAGAAGTACTAGTACTGCAAACTTCATAGTTGAAACGGACATCAAAGGAACTCAGGCAAAACCTTGCTCACTATATAATTGGAGATGATACTATTGGTTTTCTGCGTTGGATGAAAGGCATCCCAGAATACAAACTTGTCTGCATCACTGCAAGTGAATAAATTATTTCGATTGCACGCATATCCCATCTCGAACATCCCGGTTGCACAACATGCCACTGAGGCCACCTCAAATCCTGCATGCATGTATGCAATATTATTCATCAGACTAGATCGAACATGCCAGCATGCACATGATATACGTTTTAATTAGCAGGCAAAAACAGATCAGGTAGAAGTACTGCATGCAAAGGTTGAGATGAAGAGCCAATATACATAGCAGCTTTATGATAAATTAAAGGCCAGCGCTACCTAAAGCAGTTACTAAAattctcccaaaaaaaaaaacaaaaaaaaaaaaacagaaatcaaAGGAAAATATTGGTGGATTCATCTACCGCCccaattaagagaaatgatatatacacAACACATTTCACAATAATTTACACAACACATGTTGTAAAATAAGGatatttaagagaaatgatatttgcagtcatggtTGTACAAGCATTGCGtagtctttttgaaaaaaatgaattaatacgagacccacatgaaaaaaaactaactttttaattgtgaactccactctttttcaaaatgattttatagCGTTTACACACTCTATGACTGTTCGTAACATCTCTATTTTTGTAAAGTGACATTACTTAAATTTCAAAGAGAGGTACGTAACATGTATATAAGTCTCAAGTGGTAGTTGGGAGCTAGGGTACGTgactaaaggaaaaaaaaaaaaaaaaaaaaaggaggaaaaaggggttcatgcatgcatgtttgcaGTGACATGAATCCCACACATGCATGCGCAGGTAGCAAGTACTACCGGTGGAGTACAGACATTAATTTAAAGCGCTTACCAAACGAAGAAGGACTCTTTATGATGTTCATGAAAATGTAGTATGGGTTTGAAAACACCAATTTAATCCCAGAGAGCTCCTTGTTCAGCTCCATTGTCAGTTGCTTTAACTTGTCATTGAATTCCAAAGCCACTGTGTTATACCTGTCGCTGCAGTCGTTCCCTCCCATAACATTCGTGGCTCTCTCCAATGGCAGGCACCCCATCGGAGGCAACCCTCCCAGGGATATTTTCCGCGCTCCTAAACCATAGAGCGACCTGATGAAATTTCCGGCTATTCCAATCAGGAAGTCTTCGTACTGTGTGATGGTGAATTGGGATGAACGTCGGCTTCCAGAGAAGGAGTAGTAGTTCTCCAGGAAATCGTTTGTTCCTAAACTCATCATGTGTAAAGCCTCGCTTATTCTTTGATCAGCTTGAGTTTCTCCAAGATAGTCTCTCAGCTTCTTCTGATATTCCTTATAGTACTCTAATTCCTTCCAAAGTGGTATCACAGACTGCAAGGCAgaagttcatatatataattaatgcaacAATTAATTAAGAAGCATTTATAACAGATAATGAGTGAATACAAAAAGAATCATTAATATTATGGGAGGAATT
The genomic region above belongs to Carya illinoinensis cultivar Pawnee chromosome 4, C.illinoinensisPawnee_v1, whole genome shotgun sequence and contains:
- the LOC122306658 gene encoding GDSL esterase/lipase At2g04570 produces the protein MAYTHTTILWLLLIQFLVLLTETGAKVPAIIVFGDSSVDAGNNNWIPTIARSNFEPYGRDFKGGKPTGRFSNGRIATDFISEAAGLKPIIPAYLDPAYNISDFATGVTFASAGTGYDNATSGVLSVIPLWKELEYYKEYQKKLRDYLGETQADQRISEALHMMSLGTNDFLENYYSFSGSRRSSQFTITQYEDFLIGIAGNFIRSLYGLGARKISLGGLPPMGCLPLERATNVMGGNDCSDRYNTVALEFNDKLKQLTMELNKELSGIKLVFSNPYYIFMNIIKSPSSFGFEVASVACCATGMFEMGYACNRNNLFTCSDADKFVFWDAFHPTQKTNSIISNYIVSKVLPEFL